A portion of the Chryseobacterium tructae genome contains these proteins:
- a CDS encoding TMEM175 family protein: MTKGRLEAFSDGVMAIIITIMVLELKVPEGSSWTSLKPLLPKFLAYIFSFIYVGIYWNNHHHLFQTVRKVNGSILWANLHLLFWLSMMPIATEWIGTTGFAKNPVATYGVALVMCAIAYTILENLIIKYEGESSKLKEAIHSKYKENISIIFYVLGIATSFFYPYIAIGFYYIVALIWLIPDRRIEKTLKDN, from the coding sequence TGACTAAGGGAAGACTGGAAGCTTTCAGTGATGGAGTCATGGCTATCATTATCACGATCATGGTTCTTGAACTGAAAGTGCCTGAAGGAAGCAGCTGGACAAGTCTCAAACCTCTTCTTCCTAAATTTTTAGCCTATATTTTCAGTTTCATTTATGTAGGTATTTACTGGAACAACCACCATCACTTGTTTCAGACGGTAAGAAAAGTGAATGGCAGCATTCTTTGGGCGAATCTTCATCTTCTATTCTGGCTTTCTATGATGCCTATTGCTACGGAATGGATTGGTACCACAGGTTTTGCGAAAAATCCTGTTGCTACTTATGGAGTCGCCTTAGTAATGTGTGCAATTGCTTATACTATTCTGGAGAATCTTATCATCAAATATGAAGGTGAAAGTTCTAAGCTAAAGGAAGCTATTCATTCAAAATATAAAGAAAATATATCCATTATATTTTATGTTCTGGGGATCGCTACTTCATTTTTTTATCCTTATATTGCCATAGGTTTTTATTACATTGTGGCTCTTATATGGCTGATTCCGGACAGAAGAATCGAAAAAACATTAAAAGACAATTAA
- a CDS encoding (4Fe-4S)-binding protein — protein sequence METHEYPNGDITVIWQPQKCIHSAVCVKMLPKVYNPKDRPWIKAENATPEELKAQIDQCPSGALSYKFNTEK from the coding sequence ATGGAAACACACGAATATCCCAACGGCGACATTACTGTCATCTGGCAGCCTCAGAAGTGTATCCACTCGGCTGTATGTGTAAAAATGCTTCCCAAGGTCTATAATCCGAAAGACAGACCCTGGATAAAAGCAGAAAACGCAACCCCGGAAGAACTAAAGGCACAGATAGATCAATGCCCATCAGGAGCATTAAGTTATAAATTCAATACTGAAAAATAA
- a CDS encoding OsmC family protein, whose translation MAVTVKAILGKTKYYTEVTAGENTIITDEPIDKGGQNKGFNPMEILATSLASCTAATLRMYIERKEWEVENINVEVELENYPLTKRAIFKRDITFEGVLDDEQMKRLHTIADACPVHKILTNDIEILTKFS comes from the coding sequence ATGGCAGTAACGGTAAAAGCAATTTTAGGAAAGACAAAATATTACACAGAGGTAACAGCGGGAGAAAATACAATTATTACCGATGAACCTATAGATAAAGGCGGACAGAACAAAGGTTTCAATCCCATGGAAATTCTGGCGACATCTTTGGCAAGCTGTACGGCAGCTACTCTAAGAATGTACATCGAAAGAAAGGAATGGGAGGTGGAAAACATCAATGTAGAAGTGGAACTTGAAAATTATCCGTTGACCAAAAGAGCCATCTTCAAAAGAGATATTACCTTTGAAGGGGTCTTGGATGACGAACAAATGAAAAGACTTCATACCATTGCTGATGCATGCCCTGTACATAAAATATTAACCAACGACATAGAAATACTAACTAAATTCTCATAA
- a CDS encoding GNAT family N-acetyltransferase codes for MIEVKQNNDEKHGSFEAFIDGRRAGMMTYTWAGEERFIIDHTEVEEAYNGKGVGKEMLLAAVDFARKNGKKIIPLCPFAKASFQKSEELQDVLVN; via the coding sequence ATGATCGAAGTAAAACAAAACAACGACGAAAAACACGGAAGTTTTGAAGCTTTCATAGATGGAAGACGCGCAGGAATGATGACGTACACCTGGGCCGGAGAAGAAAGATTTATTATTGACCACACGGAGGTGGAAGAAGCTTACAACGGAAAAGGGGTAGGTAAGGAAATGCTTTTGGCAGCTGTAGATTTTGCAAGGAAAAACGGGAAGAAGATCATTCCACTTTGCCCTTTTGCTAAAGCCAGTTTCCAGAAGAGTGAGGAATTGCAGGATGTTTTAGTGAATTAA
- a CDS encoding sodium:solute symporter yields the protein MNSGTVLLLFVFIYFIGLLVISYFTSRNSDNQSFFIGNKKSKWWLVAFGMIGTSLSGVTFISVPGTVGKMTGSEYIYGGFEYYMMVIGFFIGYFIVAAILLPLYYKMNLTSIYTYLGKRFNVEAHKIGSIFFIISRAIGATARLYLVVNVLQIFLLEGLGVPFWVTSMVLLLMVLLYTFEGGVKTIVITDTLQTSFMIISLVACIVYILSNLNLSFGEAYTILEQKNYTHFINFDPNSKTFFLKTILGGIFITIAMTGLDQEMMQKNISVDNLKNSKKNMLTFAGTLLLVNLAFLFLGGLLYLFALQHGAEYGTTGTDPITNIFGFKDAAGNIKNIMGDDLFPALSLNGHFPMMISVIFIIGLISALFPSADGALTAVTSSYCVDLLNLNEDKTKTEKEKKRLRMKVHLTFTVMFFILIMVFKALNDKSIVYLIMEIAGYTYGPLLGLFAFGIFTKFHISKKYSILMVTILAPIITYLINFAVTTYTDYRIGVELIVLNGLLTFIGLWLVKDKQHLRVV from the coding sequence ATGAATTCAGGAACTGTCCTTTTGCTGTTTGTCTTTATCTACTTTATCGGCCTTTTGGTAATTTCATATTTTACCAGCCGAAATTCTGACAACCAGTCTTTCTTTATTGGTAATAAAAAAAGTAAATGGTGGCTTGTTGCATTTGGAATGATAGGCACCAGCTTAAGTGGTGTTACCTTTATTTCAGTTCCGGGAACTGTTGGAAAAATGACCGGTTCCGAATATATTTATGGAGGTTTTGAATATTATATGATGGTGATTGGTTTTTTCATCGGATATTTTATTGTAGCTGCTATTCTGCTGCCTCTGTATTATAAGATGAACCTCACCTCTATTTATACGTATCTGGGAAAAAGATTCAATGTAGAAGCGCATAAGATTGGATCTATCTTTTTTATTATTTCAAGAGCGATTGGTGCTACAGCAAGATTATATCTGGTGGTGAATGTATTGCAGATCTTCCTTCTTGAAGGATTAGGAGTTCCTTTTTGGGTAACTTCAATGGTTCTTTTGCTAATGGTTCTTCTCTATACTTTTGAAGGCGGAGTAAAAACTATTGTCATTACGGATACTTTACAGACTTCTTTTATGATTATCAGCTTGGTGGCCTGTATCGTCTATATTTTGTCTAATCTGAACCTGTCTTTTGGTGAAGCTTATACGATATTAGAACAAAAGAATTATACCCATTTTATCAATTTTGATCCTAATTCCAAGACTTTTTTCCTTAAAACCATCCTCGGTGGAATTTTCATTACCATTGCCATGACAGGACTGGATCAGGAAATGATGCAGAAAAATATCTCTGTAGACAATCTTAAAAATTCAAAGAAAAATATGTTAACCTTTGCAGGAACCCTTCTGTTGGTTAATCTTGCCTTCTTATTCTTAGGGGGGCTACTCTATCTTTTTGCTTTGCAACATGGTGCAGAATATGGAACAACAGGAACAGATCCAATTACCAATATTTTTGGGTTCAAAGATGCAGCAGGAAATATCAAGAATATTATGGGGGATGATCTTTTCCCTGCACTATCTCTTAATGGGCATTTCCCAATGATGATTTCCGTTATTTTTATTATCGGATTGATTTCAGCATTATTCCCTTCTGCTGATGGAGCTTTAACGGCTGTAACAAGTTCGTATTGTGTAGATTTATTAAATCTAAACGAAGATAAAACGAAGACTGAAAAAGAGAAGAAAAGGCTTCGTATGAAAGTCCACTTAACATTCACTGTGATGTTCTTCATCCTGATCATGGTCTTCAAAGCTCTGAATGACAAATCTATTGTCTACTTGATTATGGAAATTGCCGGATACACTTATGGGCCATTATTAGGACTTTTTGCTTTCGGAATCTTTACTAAGTTCCATATCTCCAAAAAGTATTCAATTCTTATGGTGACTATTTTAGCCCCTATAATCACTTATTTAATCAATTTTGCGGTGACAACCTACACCGATTACAGAATTGGTGTGGAGCTGATTGTTCTGAATGGATTATTGACATTCATTGGGCTATGGCTGGTGAAAGATAAGCAGCATTTGAGAGTTGTTTAG
- a CDS encoding reprolysin-like metallopeptidase, whose translation MKIKQLLYLGIFMISISLGKAQDFFTKISERSVSAKQGDRLIQPERFLTYKLDVAGMKSYFQSVPELRDTDYKDKAPIIILPMPDGTKAKFKIWKSAVMAPELADKFPQLVTFTGQGVDDQYATLKLDFTELGFHAQIKSVVTGDTYIDPYAKNDIDHYIIYKKEDLINKNPMICGTKDEKFEVEKKNAQKSVTPGVGNQIRIFRFAVACTGEYAKAATGQASPTVAQTLSAIVTTVNRVNGVYEQEVAVRLILVPNEASLVFTDPNTDPFNGNNDSDVLIEESQTQINAIIGINSYDIGHTFSTGGGGLAYYGICDPDYKGKGITGRGNPVGDPYDIDYVAHEVGHQFWGPHTFNAVTGSCNGNREASDAVEPGSGITIMAYAGICGTLNNLANNSIPIFHTRSFQSITTAVASTTCQVTNPVSNTAPTVNAGSNYTIPKGTPFKLTGSAIDAENNALTYCWEQNDNGPEGNWNTPTGNAAIFRSFVPETVSYRYFPRLTSIINNTTSKGEILPSYARTMEFRLTVRDNNAGCGGVANDDAIITVDGNSGPFKVTAPNTAVTWTANSTQTITWDVANTTAAPVNCSNVSILLSTDGGLTYPTTLVASTPNDGSESITIPDINTTTARIMVVGAGNVFFNINLINFTISKDVLAVNEVAGNKDVFVIYPNPGKGILNIKFPNTNEGYDLTIYDVSGKLVLNKLNNKPDHNNLGVFNVAQLIKGDYLIKVKTKTFERTIKWIKE comes from the coding sequence ATGAAAATTAAACAATTACTTTATCTAGGGATATTTATGATATCCATTTCTTTAGGGAAGGCACAGGATTTTTTTACAAAAATTAGTGAAAGATCTGTCAGTGCTAAGCAAGGTGACAGATTGATACAGCCGGAAAGATTTCTCACCTACAAATTAGATGTAGCCGGCATGAAAAGCTATTTTCAATCAGTTCCGGAGTTGAGGGATACTGATTATAAAGATAAAGCTCCCATTATTATTTTGCCTATGCCAGATGGAACAAAAGCAAAATTCAAAATCTGGAAATCTGCAGTAATGGCTCCTGAGCTAGCTGATAAATTCCCCCAGTTGGTTACTTTTACAGGGCAAGGAGTTGATGATCAATACGCAACTTTAAAATTAGACTTTACAGAGTTGGGATTTCATGCTCAGATAAAATCTGTGGTGACAGGGGATACCTATATTGATCCTTATGCAAAAAATGATATTGATCATTATATTATTTATAAAAAAGAGGATTTAATTAATAAGAATCCCATGATTTGCGGAACCAAAGATGAAAAATTTGAAGTAGAAAAAAAAAATGCCCAAAAAAGCGTTACTCCGGGCGTAGGAAACCAAATTAGAATTTTCCGGTTTGCAGTAGCTTGTACAGGTGAATATGCAAAAGCTGCAACAGGACAAGCTTCTCCTACGGTAGCTCAAACGCTGTCTGCCATTGTAACGACTGTGAACAGAGTAAATGGTGTTTATGAGCAAGAGGTGGCTGTGAGATTGATATTAGTTCCTAATGAGGCCAGTCTTGTTTTTACAGATCCTAATACAGATCCTTTCAATGGTAATAACGATTCAGATGTATTGATTGAGGAAAGCCAGACTCAGATTAATGCCATAATTGGAATTAATAGTTATGATATAGGACATACTTTTAGCACAGGCGGCGGCGGATTAGCTTATTATGGTATATGTGATCCTGATTATAAAGGAAAAGGGATCACGGGTAGAGGTAACCCGGTGGGTGATCCTTATGATATTGATTATGTTGCTCATGAAGTAGGACATCAGTTTTGGGGACCACATACTTTTAATGCAGTAACAGGAAGTTGTAACGGTAACCGGGAAGCGAGTGATGCTGTAGAACCGGGAAGCGGAATTACAATTATGGCATATGCCGGAATTTGCGGAACTTTAAATAATCTGGCAAATAACAGTATTCCTATTTTTCATACCCGGTCATTTCAATCTATTACCACAGCAGTAGCATCAACAACTTGCCAGGTGACAAATCCTGTTAGCAACACTGCTCCTACGGTGAATGCAGGAAGTAATTATACAATACCGAAAGGAACACCATTTAAGCTTACGGGTTCTGCAATAGATGCTGAAAACAATGCACTTACTTATTGCTGGGAACAAAATGATAACGGGCCTGAAGGAAACTGGAATACTCCAACTGGAAATGCGGCTATATTCAGGTCATTTGTGCCGGAAACGGTTTCCTATAGGTACTTTCCAAGACTGACAAGTATTATCAATAATACCACATCAAAAGGAGAAATTCTGCCATCTTATGCAAGAACAATGGAATTTAGGCTTACGGTAAGAGATAATAATGCAGGTTGTGGAGGAGTAGCCAATGATGATGCAATCATTACGGTGGATGGAAACTCTGGTCCATTTAAGGTAACTGCCCCTAATACCGCAGTAACATGGACTGCTAACTCTACACAGACGATAACTTGGGATGTAGCCAATACCACCGCTGCCCCTGTAAATTGTTCCAATGTAAGTATTTTACTTTCAACAGATGGAGGTCTTACTTACCCAACTACTCTGGTAGCTTCCACTCCAAATGATGGTTCTGAGAGCATCACTATTCCTGACATCAATACAACAACAGCCAGAATTATGGTAGTAGGAGCAGGGAATGTATTTTTTAATATTAATCTGATTAATTTTACAATCAGTAAAGATGTATTGGCTGTAAATGAAGTAGCCGGAAATAAAGATGTATTTGTCATATATCCTAACCCAGGTAAAGGAATTCTTAATATTAAATTTCCAAATACCAATGAAGGATATGATCTCACGATATATGATGTAAGCGGGAAGTTGGTGTTGAATAAGTTGAATAATAAGCCGGATCACAATAACCTAGGTGTTTTTAATGTAGCTCAGCTTATAAAAGGAGATTATTTGATTAAAGTTAAAACGAAAACTTTTGAAAGAACCATAAAATGGATTAAAGAATAA
- a CDS encoding transketolase produces the protein MMSKSIEELKSLTTQIRRDILRMVHAVNSGHPGGSLGCTEYFTALYGKVMNYHLPFTMEGKNEDHFYLSNGHISPVYYSTLARFNFFPVEELKTFRKLDSRLQGHPTTHEGLPGIRIASGSLGQGLSVALGAALGKKMDGDQSLVYTLHGDGELQEGQIWEALMFAAAKKVDNIISTIDYNGRQIDGDTDDVLSLGNLHAKLEAFGWIVLEEKNGNDLEAVIGILERAKAETGKGKPVAIMLHTEMGAGVDFMMGSHAWHGKAPNDEQLETAFKQLYLEAPADY, from the coding sequence ATAATGAGTAAAAGTATCGAAGAGTTAAAATCTCTTACTACGCAGATCAGAAGAGACATTTTAAGAATGGTTCACGCTGTAAATTCAGGACACCCGGGAGGAAGCTTAGGCTGTACAGAGTACTTTACAGCACTTTACGGAAAGGTGATGAACTATCATCTTCCTTTTACGATGGAAGGCAAAAATGAAGATCATTTTTATCTATCAAATGGACATATTTCTCCTGTATACTACTCTACTTTGGCAAGATTCAACTTCTTCCCGGTAGAAGAGCTGAAAACTTTCAGAAAGCTTGATTCAAGATTACAAGGCCACCCAACTACTCACGAAGGTCTTCCAGGGATCAGAATTGCTTCAGGTTCTTTAGGACAAGGGCTTTCTGTAGCTTTAGGAGCTGCTTTAGGTAAGAAAATGGACGGAGATCAATCTCTTGTTTACACTCTTCACGGAGATGGTGAACTTCAGGAAGGTCAGATCTGGGAAGCACTGATGTTTGCTGCTGCTAAAAAAGTAGACAACATTATTTCTACCATCGACTACAACGGACGTCAGATTGACGGTGATACAGATGATGTATTAAGCCTTGGAAATCTTCACGCAAAACTTGAAGCTTTTGGATGGATTGTTTTAGAAGAAAAGAACGGTAACGATCTTGAAGCTGTAATCGGTATTCTTGAAAGAGCAAAAGCTGAAACAGGAAAAGGAAAGCCTGTAGCAATTATGCTTCACACAGAAATGGGTGCTGGAGTAGATTTCATGATGGGATCTCACGCTTGGCATGGTAAAGCTCCTAATGATGAGCAATTGGAAACGGCATTCAAACAATTGTATTTAGAAGCTCCTGCTGACTACTAA
- a CDS encoding DMP19 family protein: protein MKQDKIIVSDTSYHSNDSYDLILSNISVVNLLNEEGFEERNMHEDSIISYYLDYYFAQYSNGNFSQFVWNSGWSPELNRDIEEGLRKIGAQKHLDLFLEQCSKVENLEKGELEKYLESEYFGPNKTRDKLKNSSFYSLEEDFITLHSQWLKNHPDLLAFPIDEMFSELEKLVGRKIDRS from the coding sequence ATGAAGCAAGATAAAATAATTGTCTCAGACACATCTTATCATAGTAACGATTCTTATGATCTGATCCTTTCCAATATTTCTGTTGTGAATCTCCTGAATGAAGAAGGTTTTGAAGAGAGAAATATGCATGAAGATTCCATCATCAGTTACTATCTTGATTACTACTTTGCGCAGTATTCCAATGGGAACTTTTCCCAGTTTGTATGGAATTCAGGATGGTCGCCGGAGCTCAACAGAGATATTGAAGAAGGGTTAAGAAAGATAGGTGCTCAAAAACACCTTGATCTATTTCTTGAGCAGTGCTCAAAAGTAGAAAATCTGGAAAAAGGAGAACTCGAAAAATACCTGGAAAGCGAATATTTTGGACCTAATAAGACCCGAGACAAATTGAAAAACAGTTCGTTTTACAGTTTGGAAGAAGATTTCATTACATTGCATTCACAATGGCTGAAAAACCATCCCGATTTGCTGGCATTCCCTATCGATGAAATGTTTTCTGAATTGGAAAAGCTAGTCGGAAGGAAAATTGACCGATCATAA
- a CDS encoding DUF4303 domain-containing protein — protein MDFKMLKQQIEEATKKAFLEMYEKHGAENIYSFALYSDEGAMTVCPSSNTMETLKKMDNDDAVYYKYEPAEWTYEMQGADQEFNDICKVLRTTLEEYEDQYKDEDKYDEWFREFQAKLYATCIEVLEKLKNENFFKNSIGKDIFLIFTVSDYEFEKQDLKDIIIRLNDNEYKSEYLEWMETWGN, from the coding sequence ATGGATTTTAAGATGTTGAAACAACAGATAGAAGAAGCTACGAAAAAAGCTTTTTTAGAAATGTATGAAAAGCATGGTGCTGAGAATATCTACAGTTTTGCCTTGTACAGCGATGAAGGGGCAATGACAGTGTGTCCTTCGTCTAATACCATGGAAACTCTTAAGAAAATGGATAATGATGATGCTGTTTATTATAAATATGAACCTGCTGAATGGACATATGAAATGCAGGGGGCAGATCAGGAATTTAATGATATATGTAAAGTTCTGCGTACAACGCTTGAGGAATATGAAGATCAATATAAGGATGAAGACAAATATGATGAGTGGTTCCGAGAATTTCAAGCCAAGCTGTATGCGACTTGCATTGAGGTATTGGAAAAACTTAAAAATGAAAACTTTTTTAAAAATAGTATAGGGAAAGATATTTTCTTGATTTTTACCGTTTCAGATTATGAATTTGAGAAGCAGGATCTGAAAGATATTATTATCAGGCTGAATGATAATGAATATAAAAGTGAATATCTGGAGTGGATGGAAACCTGGGGCAATTAA
- a CDS encoding DUF3829 domain-containing protein yields the protein MKRVLIIAGILSIGLSMISCDKLEKIKEKLSQTGNNNQVNPFNVNSGDENRDIVSFNNKMVKMDDAQADFIKNFQESLNQMDEYVKSVATNPQYIGMSPIFTPTIMMWMNQDIKAPDALGKDYQVLVDKMKNTATQLEALKKELEAYKNGEDWKDDKGKKITEINEKANKLIQENRNAANELFTKLSPKADKAEIAVLKDHPLKDQIIHSKETMELAQKIIDDSYDIKDVNVYKQKFAQQYQQMETLYKQNVDEKIPSSEKQKEGSYIAFNNSVNDFLGKMRIVQRSLNENNSELNKDLDNLESEAGTMLSRYNNFVD from the coding sequence ATGAAAAGAGTATTAATCATTGCAGGAATACTTAGCATAGGACTTTCGATGATATCTTGTGATAAGCTTGAGAAAATCAAAGAAAAACTTTCACAAACCGGGAATAATAATCAGGTAAATCCTTTTAACGTCAATTCTGGGGACGAAAACAGAGATATTGTTTCCTTTAATAATAAGATGGTAAAAATGGATGATGCCCAGGCTGATTTTATTAAAAATTTTCAGGAATCATTGAACCAGATGGACGAATATGTGAAAAGTGTAGCGACAAACCCACAGTATATCGGGATGTCTCCAATATTTACACCTACTATTATGATGTGGATGAATCAGGACATTAAAGCGCCGGATGCATTAGGAAAAGATTATCAGGTTCTTGTTGATAAAATGAAAAACACGGCTACTCAGTTAGAAGCATTAAAAAAAGAACTGGAAGCTTATAAAAATGGAGAAGACTGGAAGGATGACAAAGGAAAAAAAATTACTGAGATCAATGAAAAGGCGAATAAACTGATTCAAGAGAATCGTAATGCAGCCAATGAGCTATTTACCAAACTTTCTCCAAAGGCTGATAAAGCGGAAATTGCAGTTCTTAAAGACCATCCATTGAAAGACCAAATCATCCATTCCAAAGAAACAATGGAGCTTGCCCAAAAGATCATTGATGATTCTTATGATATCAAAGATGTAAATGTCTATAAGCAGAAGTTTGCCCAGCAGTATCAACAAATGGAAACCTTATATAAACAAAATGTTGATGAAAAGATTCCATCGTCTGAAAAACAGAAAGAAGGAAGCTATATCGCTTTTAATAATTCGGTGAATGATTTTCTTGGAAAAATGCGAATCGTCCAAAGAAGTTTGAATGAAAACAATAGTGAACTGAATAAAGATCTTGATAATCTTGAAAGTGAGGCAGGTACTATGCTGAGCCGCTATAACAATTTTGTGGACTAA
- a CDS encoding DUF4870 domain-containing protein: MDNKTLSIVSYITIIGWLIAFISGKEKADSLLRYHLKQSLGAAILSFILPTLLGILISVTHIGILGILSVLPLVLMIIGAINAANEVEKPLPLIGKIAEDQFSFIG, from the coding sequence ATGGACAACAAAACATTATCTATTGTATCATACATTACTATTATCGGTTGGTTGATTGCTTTTATATCAGGAAAAGAAAAGGCTGATAGTCTTTTAAGGTATCATCTTAAGCAATCTCTTGGAGCGGCAATTCTTTCTTTTATTTTACCAACCCTTCTTGGGATTCTTATTTCGGTAACTCATATTGGTATTTTGGGGATATTGAGTGTATTGCCATTGGTATTGATGATTATTGGAGCAATTAATGCCGCTAATGAGGTGGAAAAGCCTTTACCATTGATTGGGAAAATAGCTGAAGACCAATTTTCATTTATCGGATAG
- a CDS encoding helix-turn-helix transcriptional regulator — protein sequence MKQLFTFFYFLFFTCILCPAQNAFIDGLKNQLLGNSSAEEKFKIYNELTEYYRVSDQYPTAEKYIQEQLNLAKSEHHYTEEVKALVQSGIIKLNQSQYDKVPKLIDAANTIAQKANDKTALLYAAYLNIYYNNTLGEAENTIKLIQKTLPQVEKLPSEVLLNAKLNYLLYGIHSEWNDAKNATLYAQKAVELAQKSGNKNMLSSAYSAMAVCYYFPYEKTGDSKDLKQVIEMCKKAVALYHQFPGQVSAHAHAMALLNLANYNLSYPVITPEIRKEIQDNTHEILTLTQHTTLNQGIQAGALGILSNLATRDQNDALSEQYLLKAEQISLTQKPVYYHVMINIVSDLAKLYEKRKNYQKAYEYQTKVTEYNNVLYNEGQAETAKRLEAQFQSQKKESELKTLTEKTASLKKEKFLYIGLGIIGLIGAFFMFRSYHYKLRYSIAQEKKLNTEKHKAEMLIKLKEEEQARLKAEQELLTLQQQKLQSEVLASQLHIQHKNEVLQQLQTQLSDTDINISHVVKEQNRVDNDFEKIRFTIQELHPDFFKNINEKAKQKLTPLDLKYCAYIYLGMDTKQIANLLNVEPKSVRMTKYRLKKKFGLDENMALDTFFQGVFSE from the coding sequence ATGAAACAGCTGTTCACTTTTTTTTATTTTTTATTCTTCACCTGTATTCTTTGTCCGGCTCAAAATGCATTTATTGATGGTCTTAAAAATCAATTATTGGGTAATAGTTCTGCTGAAGAAAAATTTAAAATTTATAATGAACTTACTGAATATTACAGAGTCAGTGATCAGTATCCTACTGCTGAAAAATATATTCAGGAACAACTGAATCTAGCTAAAAGTGAACATCATTATACTGAGGAGGTAAAAGCCTTGGTCCAGAGTGGGATTATTAAACTTAATCAATCACAATATGACAAAGTTCCAAAGCTTATTGATGCTGCTAATACCATTGCTCAAAAAGCGAATGACAAAACGGCTTTGTTATATGCTGCTTATCTAAACATTTACTATAATAATACCCTGGGAGAAGCTGAAAATACCATAAAACTTATTCAGAAAACACTTCCACAGGTTGAAAAACTGCCTTCAGAAGTTTTACTGAATGCAAAACTCAACTATCTACTCTATGGCATCCACTCTGAATGGAATGATGCTAAAAATGCTACGTTGTATGCTCAAAAAGCAGTGGAACTAGCCCAAAAGTCAGGTAATAAAAATATGCTCAGCTCAGCTTATTCTGCTATGGCCGTCTGTTATTATTTCCCTTATGAGAAAACCGGAGACTCAAAAGACTTAAAGCAAGTGATAGAGATGTGTAAAAAAGCGGTTGCTCTTTATCATCAGTTTCCGGGACAGGTTTCTGCCCATGCCCATGCTATGGCTTTATTAAATCTGGCTAATTACAATCTGAGCTATCCGGTTATTACTCCGGAAATTCGTAAGGAAATCCAGGATAATACTCATGAAATACTCACGCTCACTCAGCATACTACCTTAAACCAAGGAATTCAGGCCGGAGCATTAGGAATTCTTAGTAATCTTGCCACACGTGACCAAAATGATGCCTTATCAGAACAATATCTTTTAAAAGCCGAACAGATTTCGCTTACTCAGAAACCTGTATATTACCATGTTATGATCAATATAGTTAGTGATTTGGCTAAACTGTATGAAAAACGGAAAAACTATCAAAAGGCCTATGAATATCAGACTAAGGTAACTGAATACAACAATGTTCTTTATAATGAAGGACAGGCGGAAACAGCCAAAAGGCTTGAAGCTCAGTTTCAGTCTCAGAAAAAAGAATCTGAACTGAAGACCCTCACAGAAAAAACAGCAAGTCTAAAGAAAGAGAAATTCCTCTATATCGGATTGGGAATCATTGGATTAATTGGAGCATTTTTCATGTTTCGTTCTTATCATTATAAGCTACGGTACTCTATAGCACAAGAGAAAAAGCTAAATACAGAAAAACATAAAGCTGAAATGCTGATAAAACTTAAGGAAGAAGAACAAGCCAGACTGAAGGCAGAACAAGAACTTCTTACTTTACAGCAGCAAAAGTTGCAAAGTGAAGTACTGGCCAGTCAGCTTCATATTCAGCATAAAAATGAGGTTCTCCAGCAGCTTCAGACCCAACTTTCGGATACAGATATTAATATCAGTCATGTTGTTAAGGAACAAAATCGTGTGGATAATGATTTTGAAAAGATCAGATTTACCATTCAGGAATTGCATCCCGATTTTTTTAAAAACATCAATGAAAAGGCCAAACAAAAGCTTACACCGCTAGATCTGAAATACTGCGCTTATATTTACCTGGGAATGGATACCAAGCAGATTGCTAATCTTCTGAATGTAGAACCTAAAAGTGTAAGAATGACCAAATACCGACTGAAAAAAAAATTCGGATTGGATGAAAATATGGCTTTGGATACTTTCTTTCAGGGTGTATTTTCTGAATAA
- a CDS encoding TIGR04139 family peptide modification target has product MKKLVGMKRNFSSTENRKINRDDLKLIQGAGNYSYIATDGGAECYDKQTWKDSQLQSTLYVGNC; this is encoded by the coding sequence ATGAAAAAATTAGTTGGAATGAAGAGAAACTTCTCTTCTACAGAAAACAGAAAGATCAACAGAGATGATTTGAAATTAATTCAGGGAGCTGGAAATTACAGCTATATAGCAACAGATGGCGGTGCTGAATGTTATGATAAACAGACTTGGAAAGATTCTCAACTACAAAGTACATTATATGTAGGAAATTGTTAA